A window of the Hordeum vulgare subsp. vulgare chromosome 5H, MorexV3_pseudomolecules_assembly, whole genome shotgun sequence genome harbors these coding sequences:
- the LOC123452878 gene encoding uncharacterized protein LOC123452878: MVAEPLVHKVLSMATTSLSNKKASKKDGASGRVGILSFELANAMSRAASLHRSLSAAEAARLLGPLCLGSHAVRALVPGDDARLLALALAEKLDALNRVAAVAARLGRRCAAPALQGFDHVYADLLAGRSPASAYPFFAPASQSEAALLRQLDRLAATTAGLYAELDALADLEESARKLPTDEARRALLQRARWRRQDARRLRDASLWGWTYDKAVLLLARAVCAVYHRIRLVFGDPMRGLDPLLVHDHKDRQHHQSSRQLFSGPVTPAKSGPIIDRVAADADPPHPNRLRSNCGGNMFMECLSLSSSAAWKDDNGFDDDDGSFFSGDASSCISAIRSGMLAAPPSSGEEHDAAKNGTGSRRRRPHPHRRFGPKSTVTSLAPTSTVGGSALASHYANIIIIVEKLVQYPHLVGSEARDDLYGMLPSSLRSSLRRHLPRNLGIYDAFLAHDWREALEKTLAWLAPMAHSMMRWQADRSFEQQHMEAVQLHRGGNGNGNGNVLLLQTLYFADRERTEAVLCELLVGLNYICRYEQQQSALLDCSSSIDLDDCAMDQWHHTTMDHH; this comes from the coding sequence ATGGTGGCCGAGCCGCTGGTGCACAAGGTGCTCTCCATGGCCACCACCTCCCTCTCCAACAAGAAGGCCAGCAAGAAGGACGGCGCCAGCGGCAGGGTCGGCATCCTGTCCTTCGAGCTGGCCAACGCCATGTCGCGCGCCGCCAGCCTCCACCGCTCGCTATCCGCCGCCGAGGCCGCGCGCCTGCTCGGCCCGCTCTGCCTCGGCTCCCACGCCGTCCGCGCGCTCGTCCCGGGCGACGACGCGCGCCTCCTCGCCCTCGCGCTCGCCGAGAAGCTCGACGCGCTCAAccgcgtcgccgccgtcgccgcgcgcctcggcCGCCGCTGCGCCGCCCCGGCGCTCCAGGGGTTCGACCACGTCTACGCCGACCTCCTCGCCGGCCGCTCCCCTGCCTCGGCCTACCCCTTCTTTGCCCCCGCGTCTCAGTCCGAGGCGGCGCTCCTCCGCCAGCTCGACCGCCTCGCGGCCACCACGGCCGGGCTCTACGCCGAGCTGGACGCGCTCGCTGACCTCGAGGAGTCGGCCCGCAAGCTGCCCACCGACGAGGCCCGCCGCGCGCTCCTGCAGCGCGCCCGGTGGCGGCGCCAGGACGCGCGCCGGCTCCGCGACGCCTCGCTCTGGGGCTGGACCTACGACAAGGCCGTGCTCCTGCTCGCGCGCGCCGTCTGCGCCGTTTACCACCGCATCCGCCTCGTCTTCGGCGACCCCATGCGCGGCCTCGACCCCCTCCTTGTTCACGACCACAAGGACCGACAGCACCACCAGAGCAGCCGGCAGCTCTTCTCCGGCCCGGTCACCCCAGCCAAGTCGGGGCCGATTATCGACAGGGTCGCCGCCGACGCGGACCCGCCACATCCAAATCGGCTCCGGTCCAACTGCGGGGGGAACATGTTCATGGAGTGCCTGAGCCTGAGCAGCTCGGCGGCATGGAAGGACGACAACGggttcgacgacgacgacgggtcCTTCTTCTCAGGGGACGCCAGCAGTTGCATCAGCGCGATCAGGTCAGGGATGCTGGCGGCGCCGCCGTCCAGCGGCGAAGAGCATGACGCAGCCAAGAACGGCACcgggagcagaaggaggaggcctCACCCTCACCGGCGGTTCGGGCCGAAGAGCACGGTGACCTCGCTGGCCCCGACGTCGACGGTGGGCGGGTCGGCGCTGGCATCGCACTAcgccaacatcatcatcatcgtggAGAAGCTGGTGCAGTACCCGCACCTGGTGGGCTCGGAGGCGCGCGACGACCTCTACGGGATGCTGCCGTCGAGCCTCCGGTCGTCGCTCCGCCGGCACCTCCCTCGGAACCTGGGCATCTACGACGCCTTCCTGGCGCACGACTGGCGGGAGGCGCTGGAGAAGACGCTGGCCTGGCTGGCCCCAATGGCGCACAGCATGATGCGGTGGCAGGCCGACCGGAGCTTCGAGCAGCAGCACATGGAGGCGGTGCAGCTCCACAGGGgcggcaatggcaatggcaacgGCAACGTGCTGCTGCTGCAGACCTTGTATTTTGCCGACAGGGAGAGGACGGAGGCGGTGCTCTGCGAGCTGCTCGTGGGGCTCAACTACATCTGCCGCTACGAGCAGCAGCAGAGCGCGCTGCTCGACTGCTCCAGCAGCATCGACTTGGACGACTGCGCCATGGATCAGTGGCACCACACCACCATGGATCATCACTAG